A window of Kineococcus sp. NBC_00420 genomic DNA:
AGCACCGCCTGCAGACCCAGGCGCGATGCTGCGGCCGCGGTCAGCCGGGCGTGGTTGCTCTGCGGAGCTCCGCTGGTGACGACCGCCCCGGCCCCGGCCGCCAGGGCGGCGCCCAGGGTGTGTTCCAGCTTGCGGACCTTGTTGCCGCCGCCCCCGAGCCCGATGAGGTCGTCGCGCTTCACCCAGAGGTCCTCCGGTCCGAGACCCAGGGCCTGCGCGAGGCGCGGCGCGGGTTCCAACGGGGTCGGCCAGGACCCCAGGACGACCGGCTGGTGGACCGGGGCGGGAAGGTGCTCGGGCACCGCGTCTCCTCCGTGACGACCTGCGCGGTCGTCGACCTCGTGGGCCGTGTGTCGAACTCGACACACGCAGTGCCGGAACGGTGTCGGCGCCGACACCACGGTGCCACACCGGATCTCTAGCGTTCTGGGTGTGGCCGCAACGGCGACCACGACACCGGTCCTCGGACCGAACCGTCCTAGGAGAAACACCATGCGTACGAAGATCACCGTCGCCGCCGCCGCACTCGTCGCCGCCGCCGGGATCGCCGGCGCCGGCGCTGCGTCCGCGTCCTCCACCCCGGCCGTTCCCACGGCCACGCCCATCCACTTCGCCCACGGCGCGACCTCGGCCCACGTCAGCGGTCACGTCGCCGCGAACGGCGACCGCCGCTACACCTTCCAGGCCCGCGCCGGGCAGACGGCGACGTTCCACCTCTCCCGCAGCACCTCGGCCATGACCTGGACCCTGGTGGGGCCGACCGGGCCCTCGGTGCACAACGCGCACAGCCCGCGCCAGAGCGACTTCACCTACCGCCTGCCCGAGAGCGGCACGTACTACGTCGACATCGTCTCCACCCGCTCCGCCAGCTACGACCTGTCGGTCGCGATCCCGGCAGCGGCGTCGGGTGGTGCGGCGTCGGGTACGGCCGCGACGAGCGCCACCCAGACCGCCGCGGGCGAGAAGATCCGCTTCGCCCCCGGTGCGACGTCGACGACCATCACCGGTGGGGTCGGCACGACCGGTGCCGCGCACTTCCACTTCGACGCCACCGCCGGTCAGCGCTCGGTCGTGACGTTCCAGGACATCTCCGGGAAGGGGACCTGGTCCCTGGTCGCTCCTGACGGGTCGCCGCTGCACACCAGCATGAGCGAGGAGCAGGGCCACGCGACGATCACCCTGCCGCAGACGGGTTCCTACCGCCTCGACCTGCAGATCCCGTCGGGTGCCACCTACACCCTGTCGCTCTCCATCCCCCGGGGCTGACCTCCCGCTCCGGCCGACCGGAGCACCGTCGGGTCCGCGCGCCGGAGGGGACGCGCGGAACCGGCGGCGCTCAGGGGGTCGGCTGTCGTCGCGTCAACCCCGCGCCGGGAAGGCGTGCCGGCGCGCGAGCGCCACGACGAGCAGCGCCGCGCCCGCGAGGACGACCATGAGCAGGGGCAGGGTGGAACCGGCCGAGCCACCGCCGATGAGCACCGCGCCGAAGACCCCGGCGCCGGCGATGGCGAGGTTGAAGGCCACCCCGATGAAGGAGTTCGCGACGTCGGCGTTCTCCCCCGCCGCGTGGGCCATCGCCGTCTGCAGCTGAGCGGCCGCGCCGCCGAAGGCGAGACCCCAGGCGACGACGGCGGCGAGCACCGCGGCCCGGGAACCCCCGGCCACGAGGAAGACACCTCCGGCGAGGAGGAACGTCACGAGGCTGCCCAGGACCAGCGACCGCAGCGACCGGTCGATGAGTGCGCCCGTCACGAGGAGACCGACGAGGGCGCAGACCCCGAAGAGGACCAGCACCCGGTCCACCGGCAACGGCACGGAGACCGCCCGCAGGTAGGCGGACACGTAGGTGTACATCGTGTTGTGCGCGAGCATCCACAGGGGGATGACGACCAGGATCGGCGCGACCCCCGGGATGCGCAGAACCCGGCGCAACGGCAGCTGCGCCTCGGGTCGCCCACCGGGCGCGTCGGGCAGGACGAACCGACCCACCACCACGATCACCAGGGCCAGCGCGGACGCGAGCAGGAACGACCACCGCCAGCCGAACGAAGCGCCCAGCCAGGAACCGAACGGGGTACCGACGGCCAGACCGACCGGAGTTCCCAGGGAGGCGATCGACAGGGCCCGGCCCGCCGAGGCGGGCGAGGAGATCCGCCGGGCGTAGCCGGCCAGCATCCCCCACAGCAGACCCGAACACGCCCCGCACACGAAACGCATCACCAGGGTCAGGACGAGGTCGCTGGACACCGCGACGACGGAGTTGGCCAGCAGGAACACCCCGACCGTGACCAGCAGCACCTTCCGGCGTCCGACGCCCCGGGTCAGCGCAGCGGCCGGGACGGCGCAGACGACGGTTCCCAGGGCGTAGCTGCTGACGTACTGCCCCGCCAGTCCCTCGCTGACCCCCATCCCCGCGGCGATCTCCGGGAGCAGCCCGGCGGGCATCGTCTCGGTGGCGATGAGCAGGAAACCCGTCACCGCCATCACCAGGAGCGCC
This region includes:
- a CDS encoding MFS transporter — encoded protein: MPRLRTRGARRSSPAATTPAEGFPLTALLVMAVTGFLLIATETMPAGLLPEIAAGMGVSEGLAGQYVSSYALGTVVCAVPAAALTRGVGRRKVLLVTVGVFLLANSVVAVSSDLVLTLVMRFVCGACSGLLWGMLAGYARRISSPASAGRALSIASLGTPVGLAVGTPFGSWLGASFGWRWSFLLASALALVIVVVGRFVLPDAPGGRPEAQLPLRRVLRIPGVAPILVVIPLWMLAHNTMYTYVSAYLRAVSVPLPVDRVLVLFGVCALVGLLVTGALIDRSLRSLVLGSLVTFLLAGGVFLVAGGSRAAVLAAVVAWGLAFGGAAAQLQTAMAHAAGENADVANSFIGVAFNLAIAGAGVFGAVLIGGGSAGSTLPLLMVVLAGAALLVVALARRHAFPARG
- a CDS encoding peptidase, yielding MRTKITVAAAALVAAAGIAGAGAASASSTPAVPTATPIHFAHGATSAHVSGHVAANGDRRYTFQARAGQTATFHLSRSTSAMTWTLVGPTGPSVHNAHSPRQSDFTYRLPESGTYYVDIVSTRSASYDLSVAIPAAASGGAASGTAATSATQTAAGEKIRFAPGATSTTITGGVGTTGAAHFHFDATAGQRSVVTFQDISGKGTWSLVAPDGSPLHTSMSEEQGHATITLPQTGSYRLDLQIPSGATYTLSLSIPRG